Proteins co-encoded in one Thermochromatium tepidum ATCC 43061 genomic window:
- a CDS encoding reverse transcriptase domain-containing protein, with amino-acid sequence MPKPDGGERELGLPTVTDRLIQQALLQVLQPLLDPSFSEHSYGFRPGRRAHDARRAAQGYISKPAAGSWFKVLEKHVHCFSTQAMAAR; translated from the coding sequence ATCCCGAAGCCAGACGGCGGCGAGCGCGAGCTTGGCCTCCCGACGGTCACGGATCGGCTGATCCAGCAAGCACTGCTGCAAGTGCTGCAACCGCTACTTGACCCCAGCTTCAGCGAACACAGCTACGGCTTCCGACCGGGCCGACGCGCCCACGACGCGAGACGGGCGGCGCAGGGCTATATATCCAAACCGGCCGCAGGATCGTGGTTTAAGGTACTGGAGAAGCACGTCCATTGCTTTTCAACTCAAGCAATGGCGGCGAGGTAG
- the htpG gene encoding molecular chaperone HtpG: protein MTVEAHKETLEFKAEVSQVLDLVIRSLYSNKEIFLRELVSNASDAAEKLRFEALSDDGLYEGDSDLRIRILVDRDAGTITVSDNGIGLSRNEVIETIGSIASSGTRRFIESLSGDQAKDSALIGQFGVGFYSAFIVADKVTLVSRRAGLGAEHGVRWESDGRGSYTLETVEKAGRGTDVILHLKEDEKEFLEPWRLRSIISKFSDHIAIPIEMAKEYYGEEAEKRKGAPPEFEQVNRGTALWMRNKSEITEEEYHAFYKHIAHDFQPPLAYVHNRVEGTNEYTALLYIPSKAPWDLWDRDQRHGVKLYVRRVFIMDEADKLMPHYLRFVKGIVDADDLPLNVSREILQHNRKIDTIRQANTKRILGLLETLAKDEPEKYATFWDEFGKVLKEGPAEDFANKERIAGLLRFSTTHSEGSAQRESLDAYLERMKEGQDKIYYITADSPAAARHSPHLEVFRKKGIEVLLLSDRVDEWLVSHLYEYKGKQLQSVAKGDLDLGELADKEEKAVQERAATEHRPLLERLKTALGERVKEVRPSTRLVESPACLVVGADDMSTNLARVLKAVGQSAPETKPILEINLEHPLVRRLESESDEGRFNDLASILFDQAQLAEGGQLEDPAAFVGRLNKLMLNMMLAGG, encoded by the coding sequence ATGACAGTCGAAGCGCATAAGGAAACACTAGAGTTCAAGGCCGAGGTGAGCCAGGTGCTGGATCTGGTGATCCGCTCGCTTTACTCGAACAAGGAGATCTTTCTGCGCGAACTGGTCTCCAATGCCTCGGATGCAGCCGAAAAGCTCCGGTTCGAGGCCTTAAGCGACGATGGGCTCTACGAGGGCGACTCGGACCTGCGCATCCGGATCCTGGTCGATCGTGATGCCGGTACCATCACCGTCTCGGACAACGGCATCGGGCTGAGCCGCAACGAGGTGATCGAGACCATCGGCAGCATTGCGAGTTCCGGCACCCGCCGCTTCATCGAGAGCCTGTCGGGCGATCAGGCCAAGGACAGCGCGCTCATCGGCCAATTCGGTGTCGGCTTCTATTCGGCCTTTATCGTCGCCGATAAGGTGACGCTGGTTTCACGTCGTGCCGGACTCGGTGCCGAACATGGTGTGCGCTGGGAGTCCGACGGACGCGGCAGCTACACGCTCGAAACGGTCGAGAAGGCCGGTCGCGGGACCGACGTCATCCTGCATCTCAAGGAAGACGAGAAGGAGTTCCTGGAACCTTGGCGGCTGCGCTCGATCATCAGTAAGTTCTCCGACCATATCGCCATCCCGATCGAGATGGCCAAGGAGTACTACGGCGAGGAGGCCGAGAAAAGGAAGGGCGCGCCGCCCGAGTTCGAGCAGGTCAATCGTGGCACGGCGCTCTGGATGCGCAACAAGTCGGAGATCACCGAGGAGGAGTATCACGCGTTCTACAAGCACATCGCCCATGACTTTCAGCCGCCGCTGGCCTATGTCCACAACCGGGTCGAGGGCACCAACGAATACACCGCGCTCCTCTATATCCCCAGCAAGGCCCCCTGGGATCTGTGGGATCGCGACCAAAGGCACGGCGTCAAGCTCTATGTGCGTCGCGTCTTCATCATGGACGAGGCCGACAAGCTGATGCCGCACTATCTGCGCTTCGTCAAGGGGATCGTCGATGCCGATGACCTGCCCCTGAACGTCTCGCGCGAGATCCTCCAGCACAACCGCAAGATCGACACCATCCGTCAGGCCAACACCAAGCGTATCCTGGGTCTGCTCGAGACCCTGGCCAAGGACGAGCCCGAGAAGTACGCGACCTTCTGGGACGAGTTCGGCAAGGTGCTGAAGGAAGGCCCGGCCGAGGACTTCGCCAACAAAGAACGCATCGCCGGGCTCTTGCGCTTCTCGACTACCCATAGCGAGGGCAGCGCGCAACGCGAATCGCTCGATGCCTATCTCGAGCGCATGAAGGAAGGCCAGGACAAGATCTACTACATCACCGCCGACAGCCCGGCGGCAGCGCGTCATAGCCCCCATCTGGAGGTCTTCCGCAAGAAGGGGATCGAGGTGTTGCTGCTCTCCGATCGGGTCGATGAGTGGCTGGTCAGCCATCTCTACGAGTACAAGGGCAAACAGCTCCAGTCGGTCGCCAAGGGGGATCTGGACCTGGGCGAGCTGGCCGACAAGGAGGAGAAGGCGGTCCAGGAGCGGGCCGCAACCGAGCACAGGCCGCTCCTGGAACGTCTGAAGACCGCGCTCGGCGAACGGGTCAAGGAGGTACGCCCCAGTACCCGTCTGGTCGAGTCGCCGGCCTGTTTGGTGGTCGGCGCCGACGACATGAGCACCAACCTGGCACGCGTGCTCAAGGCCGTGGGTCAGAGTGCGCCTGAGACCAAGCCGATCTTGGAGATCAATCTGGAACATCCGCTGGTGCGGCGTCTGGAGTCCGAGTCGGATGAGGGGCGCTTTAATGACCTGGCCTCGATCCTGTTCGATCAGGCGCAGTTGGCCGAGGGCGGTCAGCTCGAGGATCCGGCGGCCTTTGTTGGGCGTCTCAACAAGCTGATGCTCAACATGATGCTGGCCGGCGGCTGA
- a CDS encoding Hsp20 family protein, with product MTTLDFSPLFRSMIGFERLANALETAYRTEPGGYPPYNVELLDENRYRITLAVAGFTEAELNIEVKENLLTIAGQRQTTESEGNFLYRGIANRAFERRFQLADYVKVVEARLENGLLHIDLVREVPEAMRPRRIEIRSAGTAPAIEHEAAKAA from the coding sequence ATGACGACGCTCGACTTTTCACCGCTGTTTCGCTCCATGATCGGCTTTGAGCGTCTGGCCAATGCGCTGGAGACGGCCTATCGCACCGAGCCGGGTGGCTATCCACCCTACAACGTCGAGCTACTCGACGAAAATCGCTATCGCATCACGCTTGCGGTGGCCGGCTTCACCGAGGCCGAGCTGAACATCGAGGTCAAGGAGAATCTGCTCACCATCGCTGGGCAGCGTCAGACGACCGAGAGCGAGGGTAACTTCCTCTATCGCGGTATCGCCAACCGCGCCTTCGAGCGCCGCTTCCAGCTCGCCGACTATGTGAAGGTGGTGGAGGCGCGGCTAGAGAATGGTCTGCTGCACATCGACCTGGTGCGTGAGGTGCCCGAGGCGATGAGGCCGCGGCGCATCGAGATCCGTAGTGCGGGCACTGCGCCGGCCATCGAGCACGAGGCGGCCAAGGCGGCTTGA
- a CDS encoding alpha-D-glucose phosphate-specific phosphoglucomutase: protein METLRIATTPFEGQRPGTSGLRKKVRVFQQPGYLENFVQSIFDTQPELQGGTLVIGGDGRYFNRESIQVILRLAAANGVRRLIVGRGGLFSTPAVSCVIRKYKAQGGIVLSASHNPGGPDQDFGIKFNAANGGPAPESVTEAIFERTKTIDRYLTLDTPPLDLDRLDTFTLGATKIEIIDPVRDYADLMETLFDFDAIHQLFNSGHFRMRFDAMHAITGPYALEILENRLGATPGTVMNGVPLEDFGGGHPDPNLAHAQELVALTKGSDGLDFGAASDGDGDRNMILGRDCFVTPSDSLAILAANAHLLPGYRQGIRGIARSMPTSQAANRVADFLGIECFETPTGWKFFGNLLDAGRITLCGEESFGTGSDHVREKDGLWAVLFWLNLVAVRQQSVAEILTDHWRRFGRNFYTRHDYEGVDLEAAEGLVDHLRRLLPELPGRRLGAETVSYADDFAYTDPIDGSLSERQGIRIGFASGARIVYRLSGTGTSGATLRVYLEYFEPDPARHHTDTQEAMRPLILIARELAQIETRTGRTTPDVVT from the coding sequence ATGGAAACGCTCCGCATCGCCACCACGCCATTCGAGGGTCAGCGTCCCGGAACCTCGGGGTTGCGCAAGAAGGTCAGGGTCTTCCAACAGCCAGGCTATCTGGAGAACTTCGTCCAGTCGATCTTTGACACCCAGCCCGAACTCCAGGGCGGTACACTGGTCATCGGTGGCGATGGGCGCTATTTCAATCGCGAGTCGATCCAGGTCATCCTGCGACTGGCCGCGGCCAATGGGGTGCGGCGGCTCATCGTTGGGCGCGGGGGGCTGTTCTCGACCCCGGCCGTCTCCTGTGTGATCCGCAAATACAAGGCCCAAGGCGGCATCGTGCTCTCGGCCAGCCACAACCCTGGTGGCCCCGACCAAGACTTCGGCATCAAGTTCAATGCGGCCAACGGCGGACCTGCACCTGAATCGGTGACCGAGGCGATCTTCGAACGGACGAAGACCATCGACCGCTATCTGACGCTCGACACCCCGCCGCTCGATCTCGACCGGCTCGATACCTTCACACTCGGCGCGACCAAGATCGAGATCATCGACCCGGTGCGCGACTACGCCGACCTGATGGAGACCCTGTTCGACTTCGATGCCATCCATCAGCTCTTCAACTCCGGCCACTTCCGGATGCGTTTCGACGCCATGCACGCCATCACCGGCCCCTATGCGCTCGAGATCCTGGAGAACCGGCTCGGCGCGACACCCGGCACCGTGATGAATGGCGTGCCGCTGGAAGACTTCGGCGGCGGTCATCCCGACCCTAACCTTGCCCATGCCCAGGAACTAGTCGCCCTAACCAAGGGGTCAGACGGACTCGACTTCGGTGCAGCCTCCGATGGCGACGGCGATCGTAATATGATCCTCGGGCGCGACTGCTTCGTCACCCCGAGCGACAGTCTCGCCATCCTTGCCGCCAATGCCCATCTGCTGCCGGGCTATCGGCAGGGCATCCGCGGGATCGCACGCTCGATGCCGACCAGTCAAGCGGCCAATCGGGTCGCGGACTTCTTGGGGATCGAGTGCTTCGAGACGCCCACCGGTTGGAAGTTCTTCGGCAATCTGCTCGATGCCGGACGCATCACGCTCTGCGGCGAGGAGAGCTTTGGCACCGGCTCGGACCATGTGCGCGAGAAGGACGGGCTGTGGGCGGTGCTGTTCTGGCTCAATCTGGTGGCGGTGCGGCAACAGTCGGTCGCCGAGATCCTCACCGACCACTGGCGTCGGTTCGGGCGGAACTTCTACACCCGGCACGACTATGAAGGCGTGGATCTAGAGGCCGCCGAGGGCCTGGTCGACCATCTGCGCCGTCTGCTGCCCGAGCTACCAGGACGTCGACTCGGCGCAGAGACCGTGAGCTATGCCGATGATTTTGCCTATACCGACCCCATCGACGGAAGCCTCTCCGAGCGTCAGGGTATCCGCATCGGCTTTGCGAGCGGCGCGCGCATCGTCTATCGGCTCTCGGGCACCGGTACCTCCGGGGCCACGCTACGGGTCTATCTCGAATATTTTGAGCCGGACCCCGCGCGGCACCACACCGACACCCAAGAGGCGATGCGTCCGCTCATCCTCATCGCGCGCGAACTGGCCCAGATCGAGACCCGCACCGGACGCACCACGCCGGATGTCGTGACCTAA
- a CDS encoding SOUL family heme-binding protein, translating into MATEEPRYQTLQTTADYELRRYEPYRVAEVEVRGDFEKVGSEAFRILAGYIFGDNQGGLKIEMTAPVSQRPAAVGTRLEMTAPVTQHQTEAGTETYVVSFVMPERFSLETLPRPNNPRIVLRVEPASRVAARRYSGSWSEARYRDEERRLLHALQRDGLKPRGASVYARYNSPFSLPMFRRNEILVPLAD; encoded by the coding sequence ATGGCCACTGAGGAACCACGCTATCAAACACTTCAGACGACCGCAGACTATGAGCTGCGCCGCTACGAACCCTATCGGGTCGCCGAGGTCGAGGTGCGGGGCGACTTCGAGAAGGTCGGATCAGAAGCCTTCAGGATCCTGGCCGGCTACATCTTCGGCGACAACCAGGGTGGGCTCAAGATCGAGATGACCGCCCCGGTCAGCCAGCGTCCGGCCGCGGTCGGCACGCGCCTGGAGATGACAGCCCCTGTTACCCAGCACCAGACCGAGGCCGGCACCGAAACCTACGTCGTGAGTTTCGTGATGCCGGAGCGTTTCAGCCTGGAGACACTGCCCCGGCCTAACAACCCGCGTATCGTGCTGCGCGTGGAACCAGCAAGCCGTGTGGCCGCGCGCCGCTATTCCGGTTCCTGGAGCGAGGCACGCTATCGTGATGAGGAGCGGCGTTTGCTGCATGCCTTGCAACGCGATGGACTAAAGCCGCGCGGCGCTTCGGTCTATGCACGCTACAATTCTCCGTTCTCGTTGCCGATGTTTCGACGCAACGAGATCCTCGTCCCACTGGCCGATTGA
- a CDS encoding saccharopine dehydrogenase family protein has product MKKNVLIIGAGGVAHVAAHKAAMNNELLGDICIASRTQSKCDDIIASIQRKGHLKDPSKRLYSRQIDALDIPATVRLIRETNSEIVINLGQAFLNMSILEACLETGVAYIDTAIHEEPDKVCETPPWYANYEWKRKDRCTEKGVTAILGAGFDPGVVNAYCALAVKRYFDQIQTIDIIDVNAGSHGKYFATNFDPEINFREFVKVWTWIDRQWKEYPTHTVKRVYDLPVVGPSPIYLNGHDELHSLSKNIDADSIRFWMGFGDHYINVFTVLRTLGFLSHLPVRLANGQEVVPLKVVKALLPDPKTLAPNYTGKTCIGNFVKGIKDGRPREVFIYQVSDHKACYEEVESQAISYTAGVPPVAAAMLIADGTWDVRTMVNVEELDPEPFIALLDRMGLPTEVKEIEPGSAASFDGTVRDLETEIAASTVTVTVSAANPMIAVAPKPR; this is encoded by the coding sequence ATGAAGAAAAACGTGCTGATCATCGGCGCCGGGGGCGTCGCACATGTGGCCGCGCACAAGGCGGCGATGAACAACGAGCTACTGGGCGACATCTGCATCGCCTCGCGCACCCAGTCCAAGTGCGATGACATCATCGCGAGCATCCAACGCAAGGGCCATCTCAAGGATCCATCCAAGAGGCTCTATTCGCGCCAGATCGATGCGCTCGACATCCCGGCGACGGTCAGGCTGATCCGTGAGACCAACTCCGAGATCGTGATCAACCTCGGTCAGGCCTTTCTCAATATGTCGATCCTGGAGGCCTGTCTCGAGACCGGCGTGGCCTATATCGACACCGCCATCCATGAGGAGCCGGATAAGGTGTGCGAGACCCCGCCCTGGTATGCCAACTATGAGTGGAAGCGCAAGGATCGCTGCACCGAGAAGGGCGTGACCGCGATCCTCGGCGCCGGCTTCGATCCGGGCGTGGTCAACGCCTATTGCGCCCTGGCGGTCAAGCGGTATTTCGACCAGATCCAGACCATCGACATCATCGATGTCAACGCCGGCAGCCACGGCAAGTATTTCGCCACCAACTTTGACCCCGAGATCAACTTCCGCGAGTTCGTCAAGGTCTGGACCTGGATCGATCGTCAATGGAAGGAGTACCCGACCCACACGGTCAAGCGTGTCTATGACCTACCGGTGGTCGGTCCCTCGCCCATCTACCTCAATGGCCATGATGAGCTGCACTCGCTGTCGAAGAACATCGACGCCGACAGTATCCGCTTTTGGATGGGCTTTGGTGACCACTACATCAATGTCTTCACCGTGCTGCGCACGCTCGGCTTCCTGTCGCATCTGCCGGTCAGGCTCGCCAACGGCCAAGAGGTGGTCCCACTCAAGGTGGTCAAGGCGCTCTTACCCGATCCCAAGACCCTAGCCCCCAACTACACCGGCAAGACCTGCATCGGTAACTTCGTCAAGGGCATCAAGGATGGCCGTCCGCGCGAGGTCTTCATCTATCAGGTCTCGGATCACAAGGCTTGCTATGAGGAGGTCGAGTCTCAGGCGATTAGCTACACCGCCGGCGTGCCACCGGTCGCCGCCGCCATGCTGATCGCGGATGGAACCTGGGACGTCCGAACCATGGTCAATGTCGAGGAACTAGACCCTGAGCCCTTCATCGCCCTCCTCGATCGGATGGGTCTGCCGACCGAGGTCAAGGAGATCGAACCGGGCAGTGCCGCGTCCTTCGATGGCACGGTGCGCGATCTGGAGACCGAGATCGCCGCGTCCACCGTAACCGTCACCGTCTCGGCGGCCAATCCCATGATCGCCGTGGCCCCCAAACCCCGTTGA
- the nspC gene encoding carboxynorspermidine decarboxylase: MTELATPYYLIDESRLKRNLEIIRQVRERSGAKSVLALKCFSTWCVFDLMRQYMDGTTSSSLYEARLGHEEFGGETHAYSVGFSRAEVLAVREFADKLIFNSVSQLRQFYPEVAGLNLGLRVNPGISYSRFDLADPARRYSRLGVRNKAEISEALPWIKGLMFHFNCENADIEHFRAALATIGREYGELLHRMEWVSLGGGLSFTQEGYPLETFCEALRTFGQSFDIQVYLEPGEAAVTQSTELVTTVLDVVHNEIDIAIVDASLEAHMLDHLIYRTNPRLASPPPGEHRMMIAGRTCLAGDVFGDFKLACPLQIGDEVRIADAGGYTMVQVNWFNGVSMPAIVVRRLDGQVECVRTFGYEDFKRSLS, from the coding sequence ATGACAGAACTAGCCACACCGTATTATCTGATCGACGAATCTCGGCTCAAGCGCAACCTCGAAATCATTCGGCAGGTGCGCGAGCGATCTGGGGCCAAGTCGGTGCTGGCGCTTAAGTGTTTCTCGACCTGGTGCGTATTCGATCTAATGCGCCAGTATATGGACGGTACTACCAGCAGCTCGCTCTACGAGGCGCGTCTGGGCCATGAAGAGTTCGGTGGCGAGACCCATGCCTATAGCGTCGGCTTTTCGCGCGCTGAGGTGCTGGCGGTCCGCGAGTTCGCCGACAAGCTCATCTTCAACTCGGTGTCTCAGCTACGGCAGTTTTACCCAGAGGTCGCGGGCCTGAATCTGGGATTGCGGGTCAATCCGGGGATCAGCTACTCGCGCTTCGATCTCGCCGATCCGGCGCGGCGTTATTCGCGTCTGGGTGTCCGCAACAAGGCGGAGATCAGCGAGGCCCTGCCTTGGATCAAGGGCCTGATGTTCCATTTCAACTGTGAGAACGCGGATATCGAGCACTTTCGGGCCGCACTCGCGACCATCGGACGGGAATATGGCGAACTCCTGCATCGCATGGAGTGGGTGAGTCTCGGCGGCGGGCTCTCTTTCACCCAAGAGGGATACCCACTGGAGACCTTCTGCGAGGCCCTGCGCACCTTCGGCCAGTCCTTCGACATCCAGGTCTATCTGGAGCCGGGCGAGGCTGCCGTGACCCAGAGCACCGAACTCGTGACCACAGTGCTCGATGTGGTGCACAACGAGATCGATATCGCCATCGTCGACGCCTCACTGGAGGCGCACATGCTCGACCATCTCATCTATCGCACCAACCCACGGCTCGCCAGCCCGCCGCCCGGCGAGCATCGGATGATGATCGCCGGGCGCACTTGTCTGGCGGGTGACGTCTTCGGCGACTTCAAGCTCGCTTGCCCCTTGCAGATCGGTGACGAGGTACGCATTGCCGATGCCGGTGGCTATACCATGGTCCAGGTCAACTGGTTCAATGGTGTCAGCATGCCGGCGATCGTGGTACGCCGACTCGATGGCCAAGTGGAATGCGTGCGCACATTCGGATATGAGGACTTCAAGCGCAGTCTGTCCTGA